A single genomic interval of uncultured Sphaerochaeta sp. harbors:
- a CDS encoding ABC transporter permease translates to MKRILKPRERERLLGTLYSAPMGLWFTLFFTIPISIIILYSFLKRGLYGGVEWEFSLSAYQQMFNPSFAKVLLRTVWISVVSTLLCLLIALPCGYAMAKSKHQTFLLFLIIIPFWTNSLIRIYAWISILSSEGFLNSLLKNLGLIDQSLSLIYNNQAVIVVLIYMYLPFAILPLFTTIDKFDFALLDAARDLGATKLESIIKVMIPNIKSGVSTAFIFTFIPIFGAYTVPLLVGGKDSTMIGNIIVDQVSKTRNWPLASAFSMVLTLISLIGVFWMLYSGKRELHQKKSNQQALEQNIKLHHSSRGKR, encoded by the coding sequence ATGAAACGAATTCTCAAACCAAGGGAACGGGAGCGATTGCTAGGAACGCTCTATAGCGCTCCCATGGGGCTCTGGTTCACACTATTCTTCACAATTCCCATCAGTATCATCATCCTCTACAGTTTCCTCAAGCGAGGTCTCTATGGAGGTGTTGAGTGGGAGTTCTCCCTCTCTGCCTACCAGCAGATGTTCAACCCAAGCTTTGCCAAGGTACTGCTCAGGACAGTGTGGATCAGTGTAGTCTCAACATTGCTCTGTCTTCTCATTGCCCTACCCTGTGGCTATGCGATGGCAAAAAGCAAGCATCAGACCTTCCTCCTGTTCTTGATCATCATACCCTTCTGGACCAACTCCCTGATCCGCATCTATGCCTGGATCTCCATACTATCGAGTGAAGGATTTCTCAACTCGCTTCTGAAGAACCTTGGGCTGATCGACCAGAGCCTCTCCCTGATTTACAACAACCAGGCAGTCATTGTTGTCCTGATCTACATGTATCTCCCCTTTGCGATTCTTCCGCTCTTCACGACCATAGACAAGTTCGACTTTGCCTTGCTCGATGCAGCCAGGGACCTGGGTGCAACCAAGCTGGAGTCGATCATCAAGGTCATGATTCCCAATATCAAGAGCGGAGTGAGTACTGCCTTCATTTTCACCTTCATTCCTATCTTTGGTGCCTACACCGTACCACTCCTGGTTGGCGGCAAGGACTCCACCATGATCGGAAATATCATCGTCGACCAAGTCTCCAAGACCAGGAACTGGCCTCTTGCCTCTGCCTTCTCCATGGTACTGACCCTAATCTCCCTCATCGGAGTATTCTGGATGCTGTACAGCGGAAAGAGAGAGCTACACCAGAAAAAGAGCAATCAACAGGCACTCGAGCAGAATATCAAGCTGCACCACAGCTCACGGGGGAAGAGATGA
- a CDS encoding ABC transporter permease has protein sequence MSHQRNTSRTSFSFSYTVLSLVIVFLFIPLFVVVFFSFNSVKGMQWESASLIWYKTLIYESPSLWAAFRNSLIIALTSSISATVLGSLAAIGIKWYRFKGRSYITTVSYLPMVLPEVIIGISMLIFFSAVKIRLGLFTIFVAHTTFNLPFVFMLVSARLDEFDYSTLEAARDLGANERQTLLKVIIPSIIPAVLSGFLMCITMSLEDFVITFFVSGPGSGTLPLYVYSMIRYGVSPVINALTFVMILGTMVIAFFFRRFLKTVAASS, from the coding sequence ATGAGCCATCAGAGAAATACCTCCAGAACCAGCTTTTCCTTCTCCTATACCGTGCTTTCCTTGGTCATAGTATTCCTTTTCATCCCTCTGTTTGTCGTGGTCTTTTTCTCCTTCAACAGCGTAAAGGGAATGCAGTGGGAGAGTGCAAGCCTTATCTGGTACAAGACACTTATCTATGAAAGCCCATCACTTTGGGCTGCATTCAGAAATAGTCTTATCATTGCACTCACGAGCTCCATATCTGCCACCGTACTGGGAAGCCTGGCAGCGATCGGCATCAAATGGTACCGATTCAAGGGAAGAAGCTACATTACCACGGTAAGCTATCTTCCCATGGTCCTCCCCGAGGTAATCATCGGTATCTCCATGTTGATCTTCTTCTCTGCGGTGAAGATTCGTCTCGGACTGTTTACCATATTTGTAGCACATACCACCTTCAATCTACCCTTTGTGTTCATGTTGGTAAGTGCACGCTTGGATGAGTTTGACTACTCAACCCTGGAGGCTGCACGTGACTTGGGAGCCAATGAGCGGCAGACCCTGCTCAAGGTCATCATCCCCTCCATCATACCTGCAGTACTTTCAGGATTCCTGATGTGCATAACCATGTCACTTGAGGACTTTGTTATCACCTTCTTTGTCTCGGGTCCTGGTTCAGGGACATTACCCCTGTATGTCTACTCGATGATCCGCTATGGTGTATCCCCGGTGATAAATGCACTCACCTTTGTCATGATTTTGGGCACTATGGTGATTGCATTCTTCTTCAGAAGGTTCCTCAAGACAGTGGCTGCCAGCAGTTAG
- the putP gene encoding sodium/proline symporter PutP translates to MNSYQLITALAFALYLGLMLTIGFFTFRKTKSTSDYFLGGRSIGPWFTALSAEASDMSGWLLMGLPGLAYFTGLQEAFWTAVGLLVGTYLNWLLVAKRMRKYSIHAKDSITIPEFLTNRFHDKSKLLQTISSIIILVFFIVYTASGFLASAKLFTAVFGMNYYAALILGVLVILGYTLLGGYLAVVATDFLQGTLMFFALVMTGVIAVFAIGGPVHTFEQLSQFGQHFINPFVTPPGTSYGFLQILSALAWGLGYFGMPHILIRFMSIRSNHEVKTSRRIAMVWVVIAMAAALLVGVVGKIFLLPTTFDSQSAAEAVFIVSMQKIFPTFIAGFFLCAILAASMSTADSQLLVASSAFSKDVYKAVLRKDASDKETLLVSRLTVVAITIIAIFLAMDPNSSIFDVVSYAWAGFGATFGPVILASLFWRRASRNGAVAAMLGGGITVVVWKQLSGGIFDVYELLPGFIIASLCMVVFSLLEKHPDEEVFKEFDAFMATED, encoded by the coding sequence ATGAACAGTTATCAGCTCATTACTGCCTTGGCTTTTGCACTCTATCTGGGGCTTATGCTAACAATCGGGTTTTTCACATTCAGAAAAACAAAATCCACCAGTGACTACTTTCTTGGTGGCCGTTCAATCGGTCCATGGTTCACAGCACTCAGTGCTGAGGCAAGTGATATGTCTGGCTGGTTGCTTATGGGTCTTCCAGGCCTTGCCTACTTCACTGGGCTCCAGGAAGCATTCTGGACCGCAGTTGGATTGCTGGTAGGTACATACCTCAACTGGTTGTTGGTGGCAAAGAGAATGAGAAAATACTCCATTCACGCAAAGGATTCCATCACCATTCCAGAATTTCTCACCAACCGTTTCCATGATAAGAGCAAGCTCTTGCAAACCATCAGCTCGATCATCATCTTGGTGTTCTTCATTGTCTATACAGCAAGTGGATTTCTTGCCTCTGCAAAACTGTTCACCGCTGTATTCGGTATGAATTACTATGCCGCCCTCATCTTGGGCGTACTGGTCATCCTTGGATACACGCTCCTCGGTGGATACCTGGCTGTGGTAGCAACTGACTTCCTGCAGGGAACCCTGATGTTCTTTGCCTTGGTGATGACCGGCGTAATTGCAGTGTTTGCAATCGGGGGACCAGTCCATACCTTCGAACAGCTCAGCCAGTTCGGCCAGCACTTCATCAACCCATTTGTTACACCACCAGGAACCAGCTATGGGTTCCTTCAGATCCTCAGTGCGCTTGCCTGGGGCCTCGGTTATTTCGGTATGCCGCATATCCTCATCCGCTTTATGTCCATCAGAAGCAACCATGAGGTCAAGACGAGCCGAAGAATTGCCATGGTCTGGGTTGTTATTGCCATGGCAGCAGCATTACTCGTTGGTGTGGTAGGCAAAATCTTCCTTCTGCCCACCACCTTTGACTCCCAGAGTGCAGCAGAGGCTGTGTTCATTGTCAGCATGCAGAAAATATTCCCAACCTTCATTGCAGGGTTCTTTCTCTGTGCAATTCTAGCAGCAAGCATGAGTACCGCCGATAGTCAGCTCCTGGTAGCCTCTTCAGCATTCTCAAAGGATGTCTATAAGGCAGTACTCAGGAAAGATGCCTCTGACAAGGAGACCTTGTTGGTCAGCAGACTCACTGTCGTTGCTATCACCATCATTGCCATCTTCCTGGCAATGGATCCCAATTCCTCAATCTTCGACGTGGTGAGCTATGCATGGGCAGGATTCGGAGCGACCTTTGGCCCGGTCATCCTCGCTTCTCTCTTCTGGAGACGTGCCAGCAGGAATGGAGCTGTCGCAGCCATGCTTGGTGGTGGTATTACCGTCGTGGTATGGAAGCAACTTTCAGGAGGCATATTCGATGTCTATGAGTTGCTCCCTGGTTTCATTATCGCTTCCCTCTGTATGGTTGTATTCAGCCTGCTTGAGAAGCATCCCGATGAAGAGGTATTCAAGGAGTTCGATGCCTTCATGGCAACAGAAGATTAA
- a CDS encoding O-acetylhomoserine aminocarboxypropyltransferase/cysteine synthase family protein has product MKNNNTYHFETLALHAGQEQADSATGSRAVPIYQTTSYVFDSCDDAESLFNLSKAGNIYTRLGNPTQEVFENRMAQLEGGVGALAVASGSAAITLSILNLAKNQDHIVSAKTIYGGTYNLFAHTLPEWGITTTFVDATNIADVEKAIQDNTKALFVESIGNPNATLCDLKALADLAHSHKIPLVVDNTFATPYLLRPIEHGADIVVHSATKFIGGHGTSLGGVIIDSGNFDWKQSAKFPQVTEPNDSYHGLSFLDAAGKAAWITKARTVLLRDTGPCIAPLNAFLFLQGLETLPLRLERHVQNTLKVVEFLSGHPCVARVQHPSLEDNPYHTLYKHYFPKGGISIFTFDIKGTGADAKAFIDRLEIFSLLANVADVKSLVIHPGTTTHSQLTKEELESQGISETTVRLSIGCEHIDDLLADLSQALGEGSSCQ; this is encoded by the coding sequence ATGAAAAACAATAATACCTACCACTTTGAAACCCTAGCCCTGCATGCAGGACAAGAACAAGCAGACAGTGCAACCGGATCCCGCGCAGTACCCATCTACCAGACCACCAGCTATGTCTTTGACAGCTGCGATGACGCTGAATCCCTTTTCAACCTCTCCAAGGCTGGGAACATCTACACAAGGCTTGGAAACCCAACCCAGGAAGTATTTGAGAATCGAATGGCCCAACTTGAGGGCGGTGTTGGGGCTCTGGCTGTTGCCAGCGGGTCTGCTGCCATCACGCTCTCCATACTCAACCTTGCAAAAAACCAGGACCATATCGTTTCAGCGAAGACCATCTACGGAGGAACCTACAACCTGTTTGCTCATACGCTCCCTGAGTGGGGTATCACGACCACCTTTGTTGATGCCACTAATATCGCAGACGTTGAGAAAGCTATCCAGGACAACACCAAGGCGCTGTTCGTTGAGTCCATCGGTAACCCGAATGCCACCCTCTGTGACCTCAAGGCTTTGGCCGACCTTGCCCATAGCCATAAGATCCCTCTAGTGGTAGACAACACCTTCGCAACCCCCTACCTGCTTCGTCCCATCGAGCATGGTGCTGACATAGTTGTGCACTCTGCAACAAAGTTCATAGGTGGTCATGGGACAAGCCTGGGCGGGGTCATCATTGACAGTGGGAATTTCGACTGGAAACAGAGTGCAAAATTCCCTCAAGTAACAGAACCAAACGACAGCTATCATGGATTGAGTTTCCTTGACGCAGCGGGAAAAGCAGCCTGGATTACCAAGGCACGTACCGTACTGCTCAGGGACACTGGACCGTGCATTGCTCCACTGAATGCATTCCTGTTCCTCCAGGGGCTGGAAACCCTTCCCCTACGTCTAGAGAGGCATGTCCAGAACACACTCAAGGTGGTCGAATTCCTCTCTGGCCATCCTTGCGTTGCAAGAGTACAGCATCCCAGTCTGGAAGATAACCCGTACCACACACTCTACAAGCACTACTTCCCTAAAGGTGGTATCTCTATTTTCACCTTTGATATCAAGGGAACAGGAGCGGATGCAAAGGCGTTCATTGACCGGTTGGAGATTTTCAGCCTACTTGCCAATGTAGCAGATGTAAAGTCACTGGTAATCCATCCTGGAACCACTACCCACTCCCAACTCACCAAGGAAGAGCTGGAGAGTCAGGGTATCTCAGAGACCACAGTACGGCTCTCGATTGGCTGTGAACATATCGATGACCTGCTTGCAGACCTGTCTCAGGCACTTGGGGAGGGTTCATCATGCCAGTGA
- the metA gene encoding homoserine O-succinyltransferase, with product MPVTIPKDLPAAEVLKQENIFFMTAERAIHQDIRPLKVAILNLMPNKMRTEEQFLRLLGNTALQVEITFLTTASYKSKHTPSSYLKAFYQTFDHVKEEHFDALIITGSPVETLAFEEVAYWQELETILRWADKHVFASLFVCWAAQAALYHYYGIGKQVLDQKLSGIYRHTVLERNHPLVRGFDDQFWAPHSRHTTLDEESLAKHNDIQILATSEEAGVYLAASQNGRQVYVTGHSEYDEKTLLDEYTRDRKAGIDAQLPVNYVKGDDPTGEIQVTWRGHANLLFSNWLNYHVYQNTPYHLEELD from the coding sequence ATGCCAGTGACCATCCCAAAGGACCTCCCTGCCGCTGAGGTACTCAAACAGGAAAATATCTTTTTCATGACCGCTGAGAGGGCAATCCACCAGGATATCCGCCCTCTCAAGGTCGCCATCCTCAACCTTATGCCCAACAAGATGAGGACAGAGGAGCAATTTCTCCGTCTTCTCGGTAATACTGCCCTGCAGGTGGAGATAACCTTCCTCACCACAGCAAGCTATAAAAGCAAACATACCCCTTCTTCCTACCTGAAGGCCTTCTACCAGACCTTTGACCATGTGAAGGAGGAGCACTTCGATGCTCTCATCATCACAGGGAGCCCTGTGGAGACCCTTGCATTCGAGGAAGTTGCCTACTGGCAGGAGCTGGAGACAATCCTCCGCTGGGCCGATAAGCATGTGTTTGCCTCATTGTTCGTGTGTTGGGCTGCGCAGGCAGCCCTCTACCACTACTATGGCATCGGGAAACAGGTGTTGGACCAGAAGCTCTCAGGCATCTACCGTCATACGGTACTGGAGAGGAATCATCCACTGGTACGTGGCTTTGATGACCAATTCTGGGCACCCCATTCCAGGCATACCACGCTCGATGAGGAGAGCCTGGCAAAGCATAATGATATCCAGATCCTTGCAACCAGTGAGGAAGCAGGAGTCTATCTGGCGGCAAGCCAGAATGGGAGGCAGGTGTATGTCACTGGGCATAGTGAATATGACGAGAAAACTCTCCTTGATGAGTACACGAGAGACCGAAAGGCAGGGATCGATGCCCAGCTTCCGGTCAACTACGTAAAAGGAGATGATCCTACCGGAGAAATTCAGGTTACCTGGAGAGGCCATGCAAACCTATTGTTCAGCAACTGGCTGAACTACCATGTTTACCAGAACACTCCCTATCACTTGGAGGAACTTGACTGA
- a CDS encoding MTAP family purine nucleoside phosphorylase: MKAIIGGTGVDTLEGIDSQRKVVNTPYGDVELFVGKGKDASLVFLPRHGSDHSNPPHLINYRANIKALEMLGVTHAIGIYAVGSITEKLPPGKVGLVSDFIDLSSGRDHTFFIGGASGVVHTSMDEVFDPSLRSRILKEDDSLLDAGVYICTNGPRLETPAEIRYLRHIGGDTVGMTLATEVSLLREVGISTLALAYSINWAAGVEHGQVTFITDEQIASLKGRMTELCRNVLQSSSSK; the protein is encoded by the coding sequence ATGAAAGCAATTATTGGTGGCACCGGAGTCGATACCCTGGAAGGGATCGATTCACAGCGGAAGGTAGTGAATACTCCCTACGGAGATGTTGAATTGTTCGTTGGTAAGGGCAAGGATGCTTCCTTGGTCTTTCTTCCACGCCATGGGTCCGACCATTCAAACCCTCCTCACCTGATCAACTATCGTGCTAACATCAAGGCGCTTGAGATGCTTGGGGTGACCCATGCTATTGGTATCTATGCAGTAGGTTCCATCACTGAGAAATTACCTCCAGGAAAGGTTGGTTTGGTCAGTGATTTTATTGACCTCTCCTCCGGGAGAGACCATACCTTCTTCATAGGAGGGGCAAGCGGGGTGGTCCATACGTCTATGGATGAGGTTTTCGATCCCTCGTTGAGATCACGTATACTTAAGGAGGATGATTCCCTCCTGGATGCAGGCGTGTACATCTGCACCAATGGGCCGAGACTGGAAACCCCCGCTGAAATTCGTTACCTTCGCCATATCGGTGGCGATACGGTAGGTATGACCTTGGCAACAGAGGTTTCCCTGCTTCGTGAGGTAGGCATATCCACGCTCGCCCTTGCCTACAGTATCAACTGGGCAGCAGGGGTCGAGCATGGTCAGGTTACGTTCATTACCGACGAGCAGATTGCCTCGTTGAAGGGTAGAATGACTGAGCTCTGCCGCAACGTGCTTCAGTCAAGTTCCTCCAAGTGA
- a CDS encoding translation initiation factor 2: MITLPYLLRSENIARIEGKHLLIGDRRVYPFEKRFERCSSIPEIASALKRMVTQGGGPLEVALTAMVFVAEQMKEGSVEKEFRELEIAAAQLIASRPTNTTMKRTLLSLLDELRGNPGFIEQVEPLVEARKEAFDKLYHQLGRAGSSLIPDKAGVLTTCFAEHTFLLSLAYAKEEGKEIRVFVPETRPYLQGSRLTAPSLQEMGIDVSVITDGMGATFLGTGEANLYMTAADLVCMDGTVVNKVGTLGNAIAAKRFKVPYYAFSVSPDPTKMDASGIQMEWRSAEEVTQYMGSPTSSDGMKALYPAFDIISPDLVTGVVTGKGVLKPEEIKRNFQ, encoded by the coding sequence ATGATCACCCTGCCTTACCTCCTCAGGAGTGAGAATATCGCTCGAATTGAGGGTAAGCATCTCCTGATCGGGGATAGACGGGTTTACCCGTTTGAAAAACGCTTTGAGCGTTGCTCCTCTATCCCTGAGATTGCCTCTGCCCTGAAGAGGATGGTCACTCAGGGAGGGGGACCTCTGGAGGTTGCCCTCACTGCAATGGTCTTTGTTGCAGAGCAGATGAAAGAAGGTTCAGTTGAGAAGGAGTTCAGAGAGCTTGAAATTGCAGCCGCACAGCTTATTGCTTCTCGTCCAACCAATACCACAATGAAACGGACCTTGCTTTCCCTTCTCGATGAACTGCGAGGAAACCCTGGTTTTATTGAGCAGGTAGAGCCACTGGTGGAAGCAAGGAAAGAGGCTTTTGATAAGCTCTACCACCAACTTGGTAGAGCTGGAAGTTCTCTCATTCCTGATAAGGCGGGGGTACTGACCACTTGCTTTGCTGAGCATACCTTTCTCCTCTCCCTTGCGTATGCAAAGGAGGAGGGAAAAGAGATCAGGGTTTTTGTCCCCGAGACCAGACCGTATTTGCAGGGAAGTCGGCTTACCGCTCCCTCTCTCCAGGAGATGGGTATCGATGTCAGTGTGATCACCGATGGAATGGGAGCTACGTTTCTTGGAACAGGAGAGGCAAATCTCTACATGACCGCCGCTGACTTGGTCTGCATGGACGGGACAGTGGTGAACAAGGTGGGGACACTGGGCAATGCCATAGCAGCGAAACGTTTCAAGGTTCCCTATTATGCTTTTTCCGTATCCCCTGATCCAACAAAAATGGATGCAAGCGGTATACAGATGGAGTGGCGCTCGGCCGAGGAGGTAACCCAGTACATGGGAAGCCCTACCTCCTCAGATGGAATGAAGGCACTCTACCCAGCCTTTGATATCATTTCCCCTGATCTGGTAACAGGGGTTGTTACGGGTAAGGGTGTACTTAAACCGGAAGAAATCAAGAGGAATTTTCAATGA
- a CDS encoding nucleoside deaminase yields MPIITRKKPNEQDIQLLYETVRIAHQAKEKGNHPFGALLADKDGKILLEQMNDFEEGGSAMHAETLLLFKASKLYDPQFLATCSLYTNAEPCVMCTGAMYWTNVKRLVFGITEEKLLELTGADEQNPTFNLPSHEVLSHGQKDMEVVGPAEDEALLKAIVEDHLSFWVH; encoded by the coding sequence ATGCCTATCATCACAAGAAAGAAACCCAATGAACAAGATATACAGCTGTTGTATGAAACAGTCAGAATTGCCCATCAGGCAAAAGAGAAAGGTAACCATCCCTTTGGTGCCTTGTTGGCCGACAAGGATGGCAAGATCCTGCTTGAGCAGATGAATGATTTCGAGGAAGGCGGTTCTGCAATGCATGCAGAGACCCTTCTGCTCTTCAAGGCAAGCAAGCTGTACGACCCCCAGTTTCTTGCAACGTGCTCGCTCTATACGAATGCTGAGCCATGCGTTATGTGTACCGGAGCAATGTACTGGACCAATGTAAAAAGGCTTGTCTTTGGTATTACTGAGGAGAAACTTCTTGAGCTGACCGGAGCTGATGAGCAGAATCCCACATTCAACCTTCCCAGTCATGAGGTTCTTTCCCATGGACAGAAGGACATGGAAGTGGTAGGGCCTGCAGAGGATGAAGCATTGCTCAAGGCAATCGTAGAAGATCATCTCTCTTTCTGGGTACATTGA
- a CDS encoding FKBP-type peptidyl-prolyl cis-trans isomerase N-terminal domain-containing protein codes for MNKPNRTKMIVTLLVMMLISTALFAAGAKEAHPDAVTVRVLSAFDQQGQKAFTVRTLENVDFVFMTNNMTESTYPIASLSRGDYLEVVVENGIASHIRYINPLVATGVLPYNISTAQATELESLEDRFSYTYGFMLIQSFANQGLFFDAGYYVKGALDGYKDSQSDSMSGYYTLEELYANVEQYQAEIWSLGLAQTDYGKSYDSIDDVRGLNKPEGIADAFSYTYGYLLALNMSGQGIHVNGDLYASGALDYACGNHLLMNEAEMQTAFIEYQAELEKEYDAWLAEVAVTNLEEAEAFLEQNKSNDGVITTASGLQYQVLTPAEGKKPTTSDTVEVNYQLQMVDGTVIESSYDRGETAHFPVGGLIDGFTEALLTMNTGSVVRTWIHPSLGYGEAGTDTILPNALLVFDIELVGIDN; via the coding sequence ATGAACAAACCTAATCGAACAAAAATGATTGTGACCTTGTTGGTGATGATGCTCATCTCCACTGCACTGTTTGCAGCTGGGGCAAAAGAAGCCCATCCCGATGCAGTCACTGTGCGAGTACTTTCCGCTTTCGACCAGCAAGGCCAGAAAGCTTTTACTGTCAGGACCTTGGAAAACGTGGACTTTGTCTTCATGACAAATAATATGACAGAGTCAACATACCCCATTGCATCGCTTTCACGAGGTGACTATCTGGAAGTTGTGGTAGAGAATGGCATTGCCTCACATATCCGCTACATCAACCCCTTGGTTGCTACCGGTGTACTTCCCTACAACATCAGCACTGCACAGGCAACAGAACTGGAGAGCCTTGAAGACCGTTTCAGCTACACCTATGGATTTATGCTGATCCAGTCTTTTGCAAACCAGGGATTGTTCTTTGATGCTGGATACTATGTAAAGGGTGCCCTCGATGGATACAAGGACTCCCAGAGCGATTCAATGAGTGGATATTACACCCTTGAAGAGCTGTACGCTAATGTCGAGCAGTATCAGGCAGAAATCTGGAGCCTCGGTCTAGCCCAAACCGATTATGGCAAGTCCTATGACAGTATCGATGATGTAAGGGGTCTGAATAAGCCTGAGGGAATTGCAGACGCCTTCAGTTACACCTATGGTTACCTGTTGGCACTGAATATGTCCGGTCAGGGCATCCATGTAAATGGAGACCTCTATGCAAGCGGAGCCTTGGACTATGCATGCGGCAATCATCTGTTGATGAATGAGGCTGAAATGCAGACTGCCTTCATCGAATACCAGGCGGAACTGGAAAAAGAGTACGATGCATGGCTTGCTGAAGTTGCAGTAACCAACCTTGAGGAAGCTGAGGCTTTCCTGGAACAGAACAAGTCCAATGATGGTGTCATCACCACAGCCAGTGGCCTGCAATATCAGGTATTGACCCCTGCAGAAGGAAAGAAGCCTACAACGAGTGATACCGTAGAGGTAAACTACCAGCTCCAAATGGTTGACGGGACTGTCATCGAGAGTTCCTATGATCGAGGGGAGACCGCTCACTTCCCTGTAGGTGGGTTGATCGATGGATTCACTGAAGCGCTGCTTACCATGAACACCGGAAGTGTGGTAAGGACCTGGATTCACCCAAGCCTTGGCTATGGTGAAGCAGGAACTGATACCATTCTCCCCAATGCACTGCTTGTCTTTGACATTGAGCTCGTCGGTATCGACAACTAA
- a CDS encoding GntR family transcriptional regulator — MSETISSQLIDHIYDTLRDQIRSGALPGGTKLSENTLAATFACSRTPVREALKRLDQDGFVVTIAHSGTYVKDLTMQEYQHLTEVRAYLEALAIRSACEQHADASALEQILDTMDGLIEEKGPFHIQKFSELHYRFHFELVSLAGNDLLTLTYSRLNLGEAALLFNQTLNKRGLKKTQEEHRKLVSAIKSHDAIKGERFMLAHLWRKRNQFKKQDQEG; from the coding sequence ATGTCGGAAACCATAAGCAGCCAATTGATTGATCATATCTATGACACCCTACGGGACCAGATTCGAAGTGGAGCACTCCCTGGGGGCACAAAGCTCTCTGAAAATACATTGGCAGCAACATTTGCTTGCAGCAGGACTCCGGTAAGAGAGGCCCTCAAGCGCTTGGACCAGGATGGGTTTGTGGTTACCATCGCCCACAGCGGAACCTATGTAAAAGACCTGACCATGCAGGAATACCAGCATCTGACTGAGGTACGAGCATACCTCGAAGCTCTTGCCATACGATCTGCCTGTGAACAACATGCTGATGCAAGTGCCTTGGAGCAAATTCTTGATACCATGGATGGCTTGATAGAAGAAAAAGGGCCTTTCCACATACAAAAATTCAGTGAACTGCACTATCGGTTCCACTTTGAGCTGGTATCGCTTGCAGGCAATGACCTACTCACCCTCACCTACAGCCGGTTGAATCTCGGGGAGGCTGCCTTGCTGTTCAACCAGACATTGAATAAGCGTGGACTGAAAAAGACCCAGGAGGAGCATAGGAAGCTGGTTTCAGCAATCAAGAGCCATGACGCAATAAAAGGCGAGCGTTTCATGCTCGCCCATCTCTGGAGAAAACGTAATCAGTTCAAGAAGCAGGATCAGGAAGGGTAA
- a CDS encoding cytidylate kinase-like family protein: MSTNTVFTIGRQFGSGGRQVGKNLAEKLGIPFYDKELIAISAQDSGLSEALFSNADEKATSSIFYSLVMGNYPMASGALGVTEMPLNDQLFLIQSKTIKRLASEGSCVIVGRCADYILREMENTINIFIHADLDSRAERAIRVYEVEEKKAEDVCLKTDKQRANFYNYYSDRKWGMCRTYDLSLDSGKLGIDGCVDQIINYEQLWQKNKGKAI, from the coding sequence ATGAGTACAAACACCGTATTTACCATTGGACGACAGTTTGGAAGCGGCGGACGGCAAGTAGGGAAGAATCTGGCGGAAAAACTGGGAATTCCCTTCTATGACAAAGAACTCATAGCGATCAGTGCTCAGGACAGCGGCCTTAGTGAGGCGCTTTTCTCAAACGCTGATGAGAAAGCGACCAGCAGTATCTTCTACTCTCTTGTTATGGGTAACTACCCTATGGCCAGTGGAGCCCTGGGTGTTACTGAGATGCCGCTGAATGACCAACTTTTCCTCATACAGAGCAAGACGATCAAGCGACTCGCCTCAGAAGGGTCTTGTGTGATTGTGGGCAGGTGTGCCGATTATATTCTCAGGGAGATGGAGAATACCATCAATATCTTCATTCATGCTGATCTGGATAGTAGGGCAGAACGTGCAATTCGCGTTTATGAGGTTGAAGAGAAGAAGGCAGAGGATGTATGTCTGAAAACAGACAAGCAGAGGGCCAACTTCTACAACTACTACAGTGATCGTAAGTGGGGGATGTGCCGTACCTACGATCTGAGTCTTGACAGTGGAAAGCTGGGAATTGATGGCTGTGTGGATCAGATCATCAATTATGAACAGCTTTGGCAGAAGAATAAAGGTAAGGCGATCTGA